Within the Opitutaceae bacterium TAV5 genome, the region CATCCGATTTTCATGTCGATCATTTCACAGTTCAGCCGTCCTGCGTATGAAAATACCGGGCGGGATCACGGATTGCGTCCGGTAATCCCGACGGAAACACGAACGACTGCGGCAGAGACGTGGGAGCGGGCGTTGCGTCCGGCCCTGCGGCGCGAGTGGCTGGCGCGGCTGGGCGCGCCGTCGTATTCGCGAGGAGATTACGATCCGGCCGCGGAGCGGATTTCGGAGCAGGAGGAACCGGAATTTCGCCTGGAAGTGTATCGCCAGCCGACCGGGCCGGGCATGGCGCAGATCGTCATCGTGCTGCACCCGCGATTTCCGGCGGGCGGCGGCGCGGGTCCGAATCCTTGCGCGGTGGTGCCGTTTTATCACGCCGAGCGGTCAGCCGGATTTGTCGTCGGCGGGGCGCGACGCGGAGGCCGGCTGGAGCGCGATGCGGACCTGCGCGAGGTGGTTCCGCTGGGGCTGCATCTGGTGCGTCTGGGGCTGACGGTGGCGTGCGTCGAGGCTTTTCCCTTCAACACGGTGGAGGCGCCGCCGGCGGCGGAGCTGGAGGCCGATCCGTTTGCGTGGTGGCGCGCGGCGGCGGCGCGATTGCGCCGGGACCAGCCGGCGTGGACGGGGCTCGGGCGACTGGTGCACGACACGTCGCGAGCCGTGGATTTGCTGCTCGCGCAACCGGGCATCGATTCCGCCCGCGTGCTGGCGACGGGGCACTCGCTGGGAGGGAAAATGGCGTTCTTCACCGGAGCGCTCGACGAGCGCATCGGCGCGGTCATCGGATCGGACTTCGGTCTGCCGTGGCGATCGACCAACTGGCACGAACCCTGGTATCTCGGCGACCGCGTGCCGGCGGACGACCACGGACCGGCGCTGCACGAAGTGCTGGCCCTGCTGGCGCCGAGGCCGTTTTTCCTCGTGGCGGGCGAGACCGACAACCGCGAGAGCTGGCAATACCTGGAGGCGGCGAGGCCCGTGTATGCGCTGTCCGGGGCCGGGGAGAGGATTGGTTGTATAGATCATTCTTCCGGCCATGCGCCCCCGGTTGCGGCGCTGGAGGTGGCTTATGCGTGGCTGGGCGAAATCTTTGGCCTGCCCGCACGGCGCTGGCGGGCGTGAGGCGCGGGCGGGCGACGGGCTTCCCTTTACCGGGTCCCGGTTGACGGGCGATGGCCGGTACCGCTCTCGCAGGATGGGCAGGGGCAGGTTTGCAGTGTCATCCCGTTTCTTTGCAGGGACCACTTGACATTCATAGGTTTTAAATTGTAACTACAAAAACAGTACCGAGTCATTCACCGGTTCTGGTGAATTACCTTCAATTTATGAGTTACAGCATCCTGGTGGAAGAAACAGCGAGTGTGGATCTGGTGACGGGTCCGGGCGTGGATGTCCGTGAACGGGCTCTCGAGGCAGCCCGACGCGGGCTCGATTTTCTGGTCAGGCACCAGGAAACCGACGAGGGCAGCGCCGAGCACGGACGTTTTGCCTTCATTTACGATTGCGCAAAAAACGCCGTCCTTTGCCGGACAACCAACTGGACGACCGGCGTCGCCGTGGAGGCGCTGTTGACCGGCTACCGGACATTCGGGGATGCGCACTACCTGGAGGCGGCGAGGCGCGGGGTGGGCTATCTGTGTTCGTTGCAGGAATTTTGTCCGGCGAAACCGCGGCTTTCCGGAACGTTTCATGAGGAAACCCCGCAGACGCCGGTGTTCCATCCGCGTGATGCGCTGACCGCGGCCTGGGCGCTGCTCGACTGGGCGGAAATTGCGAGTGACGACGAGGCGCGTTTCCGGGCAAAGGCCTACGCCGACTGGATGATCGCGCATGGCATGGACGGCGGTTATCCGCGCTGGACGGTGAGCTTCGGGACGTTCGACGCCGCGCCGCGCTGGTATGGCTCGTTTCACAGCGGCAGCGCGTTTTTCTTCGCCCGGATGTATTCGGTTACGGGTGACGACAGGTATCTCGCGACGATGCGCCGGATTCTTGATCTTTACAACCGGCTGATGCTGACTCCGGAAGGGCGGGTTCATGTGATCGTGGACGTCGCCCGGAAGACGCCCGTGGGCGACGCGGAGGCGACTTACGGAGAAAACTCGCAATTCGTGCCCGTGGGATGGATACGGATGCACGAATACAACGACGATTTCGGCGCGCTGGCAAATGCCGAGGCCTGGCGGCTGACGGGCGAGCGCGGTTACCTGGAGGCGGCGGAGCGGTTCCTGCGCCACATGATCCGGATACAGCGGGAAGACGGCGGATTCGGGCCGGGCGGGGAAACGGGATTTTCGGTGCCTGCGGCGGGCGGTAGCGTGCTGCTGGAAATGCTGGCGGCCCGCGCAACAGGGTCGGAATTGCCGATGGAGGAGGCCATCGCGCGAGCGGCGGAGTATGTGCTGGACTTGCAGGTAAACCGTCCGGGGGAGCCGGCGGACGGGGCGTTCCGTGGCTACACGAACGACTACACGCTCGACCCGAAAATCTGCAACATTCGCGCAGGAGGCTACGCCATCCTGTCGCTGCTCCGCCTGGCCGGAGCCACGGGGCCGGTCTATTTTCCCGATGTGAGGTAACCGGCGGCGTCCTGCGGGCCATGCGCACAGCACCGATCATTCCGGATGGCGCGGCGATTTCCGCTTCCGCCGGAATATGGCGGGACGGAATCGTGCGAATGGCGGCAGGCGCGCTTGAAACCCTGCTGGACCGCCAGCGGGAGACGTATCCGTTTCTGGACACCAAAACGGATGTCGCCACCGGCCTCGATTTCGAGGCCGGCGATGCGTTGCGGGGCCCGGCAACCGTCTACACCTGGATTCAGGGCCGGGGCCTCGAAGCGCTGGCGGAGCATGGCCGATGGCTGATGCGGGAGCGGAAGATCGGGGACGGGCGAAAGCGGCGATTGCTGGAATGTATTTCGTCGGTCATACCGCGGGTGATACGCAGCATGGAGATTGCCCGGAGGCGCAACGGTGGACGCCTGCCGTTCATGATGACGACGGCGGGAGAGGCGCTGACCGTGACGGATGCAGGTACGGTCGTGCCGGCCGAAGCGGGCGAAGCCGGCAGGGCAGGGGAGGGAAACAGCAGCGGGAGCGGTGCTGCGTGTTCGCTGAGCGATCTGTTTTATGCAAAAGGTCTGATGGCCGCGGCGACTTTTGCGGGGGACGCCATGGCTGCAAGGGAGGCGGAGGCACTGTTTGCCGAGGTGATCGCCGACTTGCGCCGGGGAAGATTCCGTTTCGGGCAGGTGGCGCTCGATCCGAAAAATCCGGTGCGGGAAGTGCCGGGTCGTTTTTCGCATGCCGGACGCATGATCGGAATTGGTGCCGCCACCGTGTTCTGGCGGTGTACCGGAGAGGCGCGTTACCGGGAACTGGGACTGGAGTTTGTCCGGTGGATTCTGGAGAGACATGTGCAGACAGCGGCGGCGACTGAAAGTGGCGCGGGCGTCCCGCCCGCATCCGAAGTGGCACGGCCATCCTGGCCGTGGACGGACCAGCAGCAAAACGCCGCCGGATTGTTTCCGGTCTCTGCGGAGAGGCAACACTCACGGGCAAGGATGCCCGTGCCACGCCAGAATCACGGGCTGGAAGCCCGTGCCACGTCAGAAGCGGGACGCCCGCGCCACTTTCTGGACGGCGATTTTTGGGAGTTCACCGATACGGACGACGCGCCGTGGGCGACGCCGGAAGGCCGCGTGTGGTCTGACCCCGGCCACGCGACGGAATTTGCCGGCCTTGCGTTTGCGCATCTGCGCGAAACCGGCATCAAGGATGCAGGACTCGAGGCGTGCCTGCGTTCCGTGCTGCGGCAGAACTTTGCCAACGGTTTTTCCGATGCCGGCATCGGCATCGTGAAGTCGTACGATCTCGCCGCGAGACGGCCGATCAACAGGGACATGCCCTGGTGGTCGCTGCCCGAAACCATGCGGGCATCCGCCTTGGGCGCGATGACGGCCGGAGACAGCGTCGAGGGTACGGCGCTCGAGGACATTTTCAGGAAGTGTCATGATGCGTTCGTTACACACTACCTGCGTCCGGAACGCGGTTTCATGGCGGTGCCGTGCCTGGATGAGCAAGGACGCATCTCGGCGGCAATCCCGGCGACGCCGGATGCTGATCCCTGTTATCACACCGGCCTGAGCCTGCTCGGCTGCCTGCCCTGGCTGGAGAGCAACGGCTGAAGGCAATGCGGCGACTCCTTTCTTACCTATGAAAATAACATCCTCCCCTATGCGTTTCGGTTTCCTGGTGACGGTCATGCTGTTGACCGGTTTTGTGCGGCTCGTCGCAGCCGCTCCGGATTTCATTCTTACGATAAAGACGGAGCGCGCCGATGCCCTCTATGCCGAGAATGAAACGGTGATGTTTGTCATCACGCTGACGCATGGCGGCCAGCCAGTCGAGGGAGCGGAGGTAGACTGGAAAATCAGCAAGGACGGAATGCCGCCCGTCACGAGCGGCCGGGCGGTCCTTGAAAAAGGCGAGGCACGGGTGACGGGATCATTGCCGGAGCCGGGATTCCTGCAATGCCGGGCGGAATACGCCGGTGCGACGGAGAACGGGGGCAAGCCGCTTGTTGCCCTTGCCGGTGCGGGGATTTCGCCGCGCAAGATCCGGCCGAGCCTGCCGCCGCCGGATGATTTCGACGCATTCTGGGCGGCACAAAAGGCGGCGTTGGCGAAAGTCCCGGCCAATGTTCGCCTCACGCCGGTGTCCGGCCAGGACGCATCGCTGGCGTTTTTTGATGCGCAGGTCGATTGCGTGGACGGCGTTCCTGTATCCGGTTATCTGGTCCGCCCCGCAGATGCGAAACCGAAGAGCCTGCCGGCGATTCTCACGGTGCATGGCGCAGGGGTGGGCAGTGCCCGGATCGAGGCCGCTGCGAACTGGGCCCGGCAGGGTGTGCTGGCGCTGGATATCAACGCGCATGGCCTGCCGAACGGACAACCGCAGGCCTGGTACGACAGCCTTCGGGAGGGGGAACTGAAGGACTACCGTATCCGCGGGCGCACCGCGCGCGACACGATCTATTTCCGGGGCATGTTCCTGCGCGTCCTGCGGGCGCTCGATGTGCTGGCGGCGCAGCCGGAATGGGACGGGCGCACGCTGGTCATCCAGGGCAGCAGTCAGGGAGGGGCTCAGGCCATCGCGGGAGCGGCGCTCGATCCACGGGTGACATTCTTCGTGGCGGGGGTGCCGGCGATGTGCGACCATTCGGCCCTGCTGGCCGGGCGTGCGGCGGGCTGGCCGAAAATGGTTCCGGCCGACGCGGCGGGAAAACCGCATGCGCGGGCGCTGGAAGCCGCCCGTTACTACGACATGGTCAATTTCGCTTCCCGCATCCGGAGACCGGGGTTCTTCACCGTCGGGTTTATCGACACGACCTGTCCTCCGACGTCGGTTTATGCTGCTTTCAATGCCCTGCGCGGCACCGGGCGGATTTTCGACGACCTTGCGGCCGGCCACACCAACACGCCCGAGGCGATGAAACGCATGC harbors:
- a CDS encoding acetyl xylan esterase, translating into MSIISQFSRPAYENTGRDHGLRPVIPTETRTTAAETWERALRPALRREWLARLGAPSYSRGDYDPAAERISEQEEPEFRLEVYRQPTGPGMAQIVIVLHPRFPAGGGAGPNPCAVVPFYHAERSAGFVVGGARRGGRLERDADLREVVPLGLHLVRLGLTVACVEAFPFNTVEAPPAAELEADPFAWWRAAAARLRRDQPAWTGLGRLVHDTSRAVDLLLAQPGIDSARVLATGHSLGGKMAFFTGALDERIGAVIGSDFGLPWRSTNWHEPWYLGDRVPADDHGPALHEVLALLAPRPFFLVAGETDNRESWQYLEAARPVYALSGAGERIGCIDHSSGHAPPVAALEVAYAWLGEIFGLPARRWRA
- a CDS encoding N-acyl-D-glucosamine 2-epimerase; protein product: MRTAPIIPDGAAISASAGIWRDGIVRMAAGALETLLDRQRETYPFLDTKTDVATGLDFEAGDALRGPATVYTWIQGRGLEALAEHGRWLMRERKIGDGRKRRLLECISSVIPRVIRSMEIARRRNGGRLPFMMTTAGEALTVTDAGTVVPAEAGEAGRAGEGNSSGSGAACSLSDLFYAKGLMAAATFAGDAMAAREAEALFAEVIADLRRGRFRFGQVALDPKNPVREVPGRFSHAGRMIGIGAATVFWRCTGEARYRELGLEFVRWILERHVQTAAATESGAGVPPASEVARPSWPWTDQQQNAAGLFPVSAERQHSRARMPVPRQNHGLEARATSEAGRPRHFLDGDFWEFTDTDDAPWATPEGRVWSDPGHATEFAGLAFAHLRETGIKDAGLEACLRSVLRQNFANGFSDAGIGIVKSYDLAARRPINRDMPWWSLPETMRASALGAMTAGDSVEGTALEDIFRKCHDAFVTHYLRPERGFMAVPCLDEQGRISAAIPATPDADPCYHTGLSLLGCLPWLESNG
- a CDS encoding acetyl xylan esterase produces the protein MRFGFLVTVMLLTGFVRLVAAAPDFILTIKTERADALYAENETVMFVITLTHGGQPVEGAEVDWKISKDGMPPVTSGRAVLEKGEARVTGSLPEPGFLQCRAEYAGATENGGKPLVALAGAGISPRKIRPSLPPPDDFDAFWAAQKAALAKVPANVRLTPVSGQDASLAFFDAQVDCVDGVPVSGYLVRPADAKPKSLPAILTVHGAGVGSARIEAAANWARQGVLALDINAHGLPNGQPQAWYDSLREGELKDYRIRGRTARDTIYFRGMFLRVLRALDVLAAQPEWDGRTLVIQGSSQGGAQAIAGAALDPRVTFFVAGVPAMCDHSALLAGRAAGWPKMVPADAAGKPHARALEAARYYDMVNFASRIRRPGFFTVGFIDTTCPPTSVYAAFNALRGTGRIFDDLAAGHTNTPEAMKRMRQAIRRHIQDQGKLFYMSK